Sequence from the Granulicella sp. L56 genome:
TCCGGTGCGACCGTCAGCGCGGTGTTCGAGCAGCTCACCATCAAGTACCCCGAACTGAAGCAGCACCTCTTCACCGCTGAGGGCAAGCTTCGCTCCTTCGTCAACGTCTACGTCAACGACGATGACCTCCGCTATCTGCCGGAAAAGGAAG
This genomic interval carries:
- a CDS encoding MoaD/ThiS family protein, which produces MNIHIPTPLRTYTGGLETVTVSGATVSAVFEQLTIKYPELKQHLFTAEGKLRSFVNVYVNDDDLRYLPEKEATAVTDRDELTIIPSIAGGTSC